In Musa acuminata AAA Group cultivar baxijiao chromosome BXJ2-3, Cavendish_Baxijiao_AAA, whole genome shotgun sequence, the following proteins share a genomic window:
- the LOC135583893 gene encoding tryptophan--tRNA ligase, chloroplastic/mitochondrial-like isoform X1 — translation MARALLSQLLILSDRPPRFSTSIIGRGRDLTRTRGAVPSRFPLLPGLDFRCNCTASSPVAEAPGVSPSPIRKRVVSGVQPTGSVHLGNYLGAIKNWILLQDTYDTLFFIVDLHAITLPYDTPELLKATRSTAAIYLACGVDPLKASIFVQSHVRAHVELMWLLSSATPLGWLNRMIQFKEKSRKAGDENVGVSLLTYPVLMASDILLYQTDLVPVGEDQKQHLELTRELAERINYLYGGRKWKKLGGRGGALFKVPESLIPPIGARVMSLTDGLSKMSKSAPSDQSRINLLDTKDVIANKIKRCKTDSHPGLEFDNPERPECNNLLSIYQIITGRTKEEVEHECRDMNWGTFKATLADALIDHLLPIQARYSEITSDPAYLDQILSEGARKAADIAETTLNNVYQAMGFLQR, via the exons ATGGCTCGCGCTCTCCTATCTCAGTTGCTCATCCTCTCCGACCGCCCCCCTCGCTTCTCCACATCGATCAT CGGCCGTGGTCGAGATCTCACAAGAACCCGAGGAGCTGTCCCGTCTCGTTTCCCTCTCTTGCCCGGCTTGGACTTTAGATGCAATTGCACCGCTTCCTCTCCTGTGGCCGAGGCCCCGGGGGTTTCTCCCAGCCCTATTAg GAAAAGGGTTGTTTCTGGGGTCCAACCTACGGGATCAGTACACCTTGGAAATTACCTTGGTGCAATTAAAAATTGGATTCTCCTTCAG GATACTTATGATACACTCTTCTTCATTGTAGACTTACATGCA ATCACACTACCATATGATACCCCAGAGTTGTTGAAAGCAACAAGAAGTACAGCTGCTATATATCTAGCTTGTGGTGTCGACCCACTCAAG GCTTCAATATTTGTGCAATCTCATGTCCGTGCTCATGTGGAGTTGATGTGGCTGCTCAGTTCTGCTACACCACTTGGTTGGCTGAACAGGATGATCcaatttaaagaaaaatctcGGAAGGCG GGTGATGAGAATGTCGGAGTTTCACTTTTAACTTATCCTGTCCTAATGGCTTCAGATATTTTGTTATATCAG ACTGATTTGGTACCAGTTGGTGAGGATCAGAAACAACATTTGGAACTTACTCGTGAACTAGCTGAACGCATAAATTATTTATACGGAGGAAGGAAGTGGAAGAAACTGGGGGG GAGAGGTGGTGCACTGTTCaag GTTCCTGAATCCCTTATTCCACCTATTGGGGCCCGGGTGATGTCCTTGACTGATGGTCTTTCAAAG ATGTCGAAGTCTGCTCCTTCAGATCAGTCTCGGATCAATCTTCTTGACACAAAAGAT GTAATTGCAAACAAGATAAAGCGTTGCAAGACCGACTCACATCCTGG ATTGGAATTTGATAATCCAGAAAGACCTGAATGCAATAATCTTCTATCCATCTATCAGATTATTACTGGGAGGACGAAAGAG GAAGTTGAACATGAATGCCGAGATATGAACTGGGGAACATTCAAAGCAACCCTCGCAGATGCTCTAATTGATCATCTACTCCCAATTCAG GCTCGGTACTCGGAGATCACCTCTGATCCAGCATATCTGGATCAGATTTTGTCAGAGGGGGCTAGAAAAGCAGCCGATATAGCAGAAACCACTCTCAATAATGTCTATCAAGCTATGGGGTTTCTGCAGAGATAG
- the LOC135583893 gene encoding tryptophan--tRNA ligase, chloroplastic/mitochondrial-like isoform X3: protein MARALLSQLLILSDRPPRFSTSIIGRGRDLTRTRGAVPSRFPLLPGLDFRCNCTASSPVAEAPGVSPSPIRKRVVSGVQPTGSVHLGNYLGAIKNWILLQDTYDTLFFIVDLHAITLPYDTPELLKATRSTAAIYLACGVDPLKASIFVQSHVRAHVELMWLLSSATPLGWLNRMIQFKEKSRKAGDENVGVSLLTYPVLMASDILLYQTDLVPVGEDQKQHLELTRELAERINYLYGGRKWKKLGGRGGALFKVPESLIPPIGARVMSLTDGLSKVIANKIKRCKTDSHPGLEFDNPERPECNNLLSIYQIITGRTKEEVEHECRDMNWGTFKATLADALIDHLLPIQARYSEITSDPAYLDQILSEGARKAADIAETTLNNVYQAMGFLQR, encoded by the exons ATGGCTCGCGCTCTCCTATCTCAGTTGCTCATCCTCTCCGACCGCCCCCCTCGCTTCTCCACATCGATCAT CGGCCGTGGTCGAGATCTCACAAGAACCCGAGGAGCTGTCCCGTCTCGTTTCCCTCTCTTGCCCGGCTTGGACTTTAGATGCAATTGCACCGCTTCCTCTCCTGTGGCCGAGGCCCCGGGGGTTTCTCCCAGCCCTATTAg GAAAAGGGTTGTTTCTGGGGTCCAACCTACGGGATCAGTACACCTTGGAAATTACCTTGGTGCAATTAAAAATTGGATTCTCCTTCAG GATACTTATGATACACTCTTCTTCATTGTAGACTTACATGCA ATCACACTACCATATGATACCCCAGAGTTGTTGAAAGCAACAAGAAGTACAGCTGCTATATATCTAGCTTGTGGTGTCGACCCACTCAAG GCTTCAATATTTGTGCAATCTCATGTCCGTGCTCATGTGGAGTTGATGTGGCTGCTCAGTTCTGCTACACCACTTGGTTGGCTGAACAGGATGATCcaatttaaagaaaaatctcGGAAGGCG GGTGATGAGAATGTCGGAGTTTCACTTTTAACTTATCCTGTCCTAATGGCTTCAGATATTTTGTTATATCAG ACTGATTTGGTACCAGTTGGTGAGGATCAGAAACAACATTTGGAACTTACTCGTGAACTAGCTGAACGCATAAATTATTTATACGGAGGAAGGAAGTGGAAGAAACTGGGGGG GAGAGGTGGTGCACTGTTCaag GTTCCTGAATCCCTTATTCCACCTATTGGGGCCCGGGTGATGTCCTTGACTGATGGTCTTTCAAAG GTAATTGCAAACAAGATAAAGCGTTGCAAGACCGACTCACATCCTGG ATTGGAATTTGATAATCCAGAAAGACCTGAATGCAATAATCTTCTATCCATCTATCAGATTATTACTGGGAGGACGAAAGAG GAAGTTGAACATGAATGCCGAGATATGAACTGGGGAACATTCAAAGCAACCCTCGCAGATGCTCTAATTGATCATCTACTCCCAATTCAG GCTCGGTACTCGGAGATCACCTCTGATCCAGCATATCTGGATCAGATTTTGTCAGAGGGGGCTAGAAAAGCAGCCGATATAGCAGAAACCACTCTCAATAATGTCTATCAAGCTATGGGGTTTCTGCAGAGATAG
- the LOC135583893 gene encoding tryptophan--tRNA ligase, chloroplastic/mitochondrial-like isoform X2, which produces MARALLSQLLILSDRPPRFSTSIIGRGRDLTRTRGAVPSRFPLLPGLDFRCNCTASSPVAEAPGVSPSPIRKRVVSGVQPTGSVHLGNYLGAIKNWILLQDTYDTLFFIVDLHAITLPYDTPELLKATRSTAAIYLACGVDPLKASIFVQSHVRAHVELMWLLSSATPLGWLNRMIQFKEKSRKAGDENVGVSLLTYPVLMASDILLYQTDLVPVGEDQKQHLELTRELAERINYLYGGRKWKKLGGRGGALFKVPESLIPPIGARVMSLTDGLSKMSKSAPSDQSRINLLDTKDVIANKIKRCKTDSHPGLEFDNPERPECNNLLSIYQIITGRTKEEVEHECRDMNWGTFKATLADALIDHLLPIQVTFGYHYTIVWLGTRRSPLIQHIWIRFCQRGLEKQPI; this is translated from the exons ATGGCTCGCGCTCTCCTATCTCAGTTGCTCATCCTCTCCGACCGCCCCCCTCGCTTCTCCACATCGATCAT CGGCCGTGGTCGAGATCTCACAAGAACCCGAGGAGCTGTCCCGTCTCGTTTCCCTCTCTTGCCCGGCTTGGACTTTAGATGCAATTGCACCGCTTCCTCTCCTGTGGCCGAGGCCCCGGGGGTTTCTCCCAGCCCTATTAg GAAAAGGGTTGTTTCTGGGGTCCAACCTACGGGATCAGTACACCTTGGAAATTACCTTGGTGCAATTAAAAATTGGATTCTCCTTCAG GATACTTATGATACACTCTTCTTCATTGTAGACTTACATGCA ATCACACTACCATATGATACCCCAGAGTTGTTGAAAGCAACAAGAAGTACAGCTGCTATATATCTAGCTTGTGGTGTCGACCCACTCAAG GCTTCAATATTTGTGCAATCTCATGTCCGTGCTCATGTGGAGTTGATGTGGCTGCTCAGTTCTGCTACACCACTTGGTTGGCTGAACAGGATGATCcaatttaaagaaaaatctcGGAAGGCG GGTGATGAGAATGTCGGAGTTTCACTTTTAACTTATCCTGTCCTAATGGCTTCAGATATTTTGTTATATCAG ACTGATTTGGTACCAGTTGGTGAGGATCAGAAACAACATTTGGAACTTACTCGTGAACTAGCTGAACGCATAAATTATTTATACGGAGGAAGGAAGTGGAAGAAACTGGGGGG GAGAGGTGGTGCACTGTTCaag GTTCCTGAATCCCTTATTCCACCTATTGGGGCCCGGGTGATGTCCTTGACTGATGGTCTTTCAAAG ATGTCGAAGTCTGCTCCTTCAGATCAGTCTCGGATCAATCTTCTTGACACAAAAGAT GTAATTGCAAACAAGATAAAGCGTTGCAAGACCGACTCACATCCTGG ATTGGAATTTGATAATCCAGAAAGACCTGAATGCAATAATCTTCTATCCATCTATCAGATTATTACTGGGAGGACGAAAGAG GAAGTTGAACATGAATGCCGAGATATGAACTGGGGAACATTCAAAGCAACCCTCGCAGATGCTCTAATTGATCATCTACTCCCAATTCAGGTTACATTTGGATATCATTACACAATTGTTTG GCTCGGTACTCGGAGATCACCTCTGATCCAGCATATCTGGATCAGATTTTGTCAGAGGGGGCTAGAAAAGCAGCCGATATAG